One segment of Ipomoea triloba cultivar NCNSP0323 chromosome 12, ASM357664v1 DNA contains the following:
- the LOC115999431 gene encoding probable sugar phosphate/phosphate translocator At4g32390, with translation MGKGGALSEGVLKKILLSYSYVAIWIFLSFTVIIYNKYILDRKMYNWPYPISLTLIHMAFCSSLAYLLVRVFKLVDPVSMSWDLYFKSVVPIGLLYSLSLWFSNSAYIFLSVSFIQMLKALMPVAVYSIGVLFKKDPFNTETMVNMVSISVGVAIAAYGEAKFDTWGVILQLGAIAFEATRLVMIQILLTSKGITLNPITSLYYVAPCCLVFLIVPWVIVEYPVLKENSGFHLDYIVFGTNSLCAFALNLAVFLLVGKTSALTMNVAGVVKDWLLIAFSWSVIKDTVTPINLFGYGLAFLGVAYYNHSKLQALKAKEAQKKPLQSDEEEVGRLLEEREGDNNVAKKNESQA, from the coding sequence ATGGGAAAAGGAGGAGCTTTGAGCGAGGGTGTACTGAAGAAGATCCTTCTCTCCTACTCATATGTCGCCATCTGGATCTTCCTCTCCTTCACCGTCATCATCTACAACAAGTACATTCTTGACCGCAAGATGTACAACTGGCCTTACCCGATCTCCCTCACCTTGATCCACATGGCCTTCTGCTCCTCCTTGGCCTATCTCCTCGTCCGCGTCTTCAAGCTCGTTGACCCTGTTTCCATGTCCTGGGATCTCTACTTCAAATCCGTCGTCCCCATTGGCCTCCTCTATTCCCTCTCTCTCTGGTTCTCAAATTCCGCTTACATTTTTCTCTCTGTTTCCTTCATTCAGATGCTCAAAGCCCTAATGCCCGTCGCCGTCTATTCCATCGGGGTTCTATTCAAGAAGGATCCTTTCAACACCGAGACCATGGTCAATATGGTTTCCATTTCGGTCGGGGTCGCCATTGCCGCTTACGGCGAAGCCAAATTCGATACCTGGGGAGTTATTCTGCAACTCGGCGCCATCGCATTTGAGGCCACCAGATTGGTCATGATTCAGATTCTCCTTACTTCTAAGGGTATTACGCTTAATCCCATCACTTCCCTTTATTACGTCGCCCCCTGTTGCTTGGTTTTCTTGATTGTGCCTTGGGTCATTGTTGAGTACCCAGTCTTGAAGGAGAATTCCGGTTTCCATTTAGATTACATAGTCTTTGGGACTAATTCTTTATGTGCATTTGCTCTCAACCTTGCTGTTTTCTTGCTTGTGGGCAAAACTTCTGCTTTGACTATGAATGTTGCTGGAGTGGTCAAGGATTGGCTGTTGATTGCCTTTTCATGGTCTGTCATTAAGGACACTGTCACCCCTATCAATCTCTTTGGATATGGCTTGGCTTTCTTGGGTGTGGCCTACTACAATCACTCCAAATTGCAGGCGCTTAAGGCTAAGGAGGCACAGAAAAAGCCTCTACAGAGTGATGAGGAGGAAGTTGGCAGGTTATTGGAGGAAAGAGAGGGGGACAACAATGTAGCTAAAAAGAATGAATCACAGGCTTGA